Proteins from a genomic interval of Pseudodesulfovibrio nedwellii:
- a CDS encoding response regulator, with the protein MKALIVDDDFYSRNMIHEILRQVAQCDIAVNGEEAIEAFGRGLAHGEPYNLICLDLLMPEMDGQQALREIRALEKEHDVAPQDESKVIVTTMLADEKETHDAFFLGGATSYLVKPIDEEKLLNEIKSLGLL; encoded by the coding sequence ATGAAAGCGCTTATCGTGGATGACGATTTTTACAGCCGGAATATGATTCATGAGATCTTACGCCAAGTTGCCCAGTGCGATATTGCCGTCAACGGAGAAGAGGCTATTGAAGCCTTTGGCCGAGGGCTGGCTCATGGCGAACCGTATAATTTGATTTGTCTTGATTTACTCATGCCGGAAATGGATGGGCAGCAGGCCCTTCGTGAGATTCGTGCACTGGAAAAGGAGCACGATGTGGCTCCCCAGGACGAGTCCAAGGTTATTGTTACCACCATGCTCGCGGATGAGAAAGAAACCCACGACGCTTTTTTCCTCGGTGGGGCCACTTCCTATTTGGTCAAGCCCATTGATGAGGAAAAACTCCTCAATGAGATAAAGAGCTTGGGGCTGCTCTAA
- a CDS encoding KpsF/GutQ family sugar-phosphate isomerase encodes MTCNSKRTDWLNLAREVLDIEIQGLAAVKEQLGESFVEALTALAECEGRVVITGVGKSGLVGRKIAATLSSTGTPSFFLHPVEGAHGDMGMIRKEDVVIAMSNSGGTDEVNTIIPVLRSLGATVIAMTSNTASAMAQLSDIAIKVSVPREACALGLAPTSSTTAQLAVGDALAVCLMEWKSFGKDDFKKYHPGGSLGQRLAICVDQLMHTEDLPTVREHISLTAALKILNGGGLGLVAIVDAANLLKGVFSDGDVRRLVCDDLLDGNQTISEVMTASPRRAVTGDSSAHVLDVMERNEITVLPVVSEDGTLAGMVHMHDLLGKGELRFSNGHNGEAG; translated from the coding sequence ATGACATGCAATTCCAAAAGAACTGATTGGTTGAATCTGGCTCGTGAAGTCCTGGATATAGAAATTCAGGGTTTGGCGGCGGTCAAGGAACAGCTGGGTGAATCCTTTGTGGAAGCTCTGACTGCTTTGGCTGAATGTGAAGGTCGTGTAGTTATTACCGGTGTTGGTAAATCTGGGTTGGTCGGTCGCAAAATTGCTGCCACATTGTCCAGCACCGGAACCCCGTCTTTTTTCCTGCATCCTGTTGAGGGAGCGCATGGAGATATGGGGATGATCCGCAAGGAAGACGTGGTGATAGCCATGTCCAACTCCGGCGGTACGGATGAAGTGAACACCATTATTCCGGTGCTCCGGTCCCTTGGAGCCACGGTTATCGCCATGACATCCAATACCGCGTCAGCCATGGCTCAGCTTTCTGATATCGCCATTAAGGTCAGTGTACCGCGTGAAGCGTGTGCCCTTGGCTTGGCCCCGACGTCTTCCACCACCGCACAATTGGCAGTGGGTGATGCTCTCGCCGTGTGTCTCATGGAGTGGAAGTCCTTTGGCAAGGATGATTTTAAGAAATATCATCCCGGTGGGTCGCTTGGACAGCGTCTGGCTATTTGTGTGGATCAACTCATGCATACGGAAGATCTTCCCACGGTCCGGGAGCATATTTCTCTGACCGCTGCTCTCAAAATCCTTAATGGTGGAGGCCTTGGTCTTGTGGCCATTGTGGATGCCGCAAATCTTCTCAAAGGTGTCTTTTCGGACGGCGATGTGCGTCGTCTTGTGTGTGATGATTTATTGGACGGGAATCAGACCATCAGTGAAGTCATGACCGCATCGCCTCGACGTGCGGTTACTGGTGATAGTTCGGCCCATGTACTCGACGTGATGGAACGCAACGAAATTACCGTGCTGCCTGTTGTGAGCGAAGATGGTACCTTGGCAGGTATGGTTCATATGCATGACCTGTTAGGCAAGGGTGAACTGCGGTTTTCAAACGGTCATAACGGAGAAGCCGGATAA
- a CDS encoding FeoA family protein: MQKPLTQYPTGAVVRITGIDGGRQARARMLAMGMTPGCPVEILTGGPTGCRVRVRGSEVVLCCGLAGKIMAVDNDSNEGPHCSCCPGPRAKAS; this comes from the coding sequence ATGCAAAAGCCTTTGACACAATACCCTACCGGGGCTGTTGTTCGTATAACCGGAATCGACGGAGGCCGACAGGCCCGTGCCCGCATGCTCGCTATGGGCATGACGCCTGGATGTCCGGTCGAGATTCTGACCGGTGGACCAACAGGTTGCCGAGTCCGTGTCCGCGGTTCCGAAGTTGTCCTATGTTGCGGCCTGGCCGGAAAGATAATGGCCGTAGACAATGACTCTAACGAAGGTCCGCACTGCAGTTGCTGCCCCGGGCCACGAGCCAAAGCTTCATAA
- the metG gene encoding methionine--tRNA ligase — MQSFYITTPIYYVNAKPHLGHAYTTTVADSLNRFHRLMGEETYFLTGTDEHGDKIVQAAEANGQTPKEYVDIISKLFEDLWPDMNISNDDFIRTTQPRHIEVVKSILQKVYDAGDIYFGEYGGHYCFGCERFYTEKELVDGKCPDHQTVPEYIAEKNYFFKMSKYKDWLIEHINTHPDFIRPERYKNEVMSLLESGELEDLCISRPKSRLTWGIELPFDDQYVTYVWFDALINYLAALGYPEGDKFKKFWPAANHLVAKDILKPHAIFWPTMLKAAGIEPYQHLNVHGYWLVEDTKMSKSIGNVVEPLAMKDAYGLDAFRYFLLREMSFGQDSSFSEKALVGRLNADLANDLGNLFSRTLAMTHKYFGGSIPRPDVEDIVDAEIKKIGQDAMKSFQNFYSEFKFSRALEGLWELVRGLNKYIDATAPWTLYKEKDMERLSTVIYVLLENMRKIAVHLWPVMPEASEKMLEQLGIAFDPEKVNLSKELDVWGLLESGETVAKTSNLFPRVEMPEAKEEKAAKKSKNGKKAKKQEKVDEEISNIEFEDFQKLDLRVGTVKEVEKHPDADRLLLVRVDTGDAELRQVVAGIADFFSPDELVGKQVVVVANLKPRKLRKQLSQGMILAVKTEDGMQLLTPSGDVPSGSKIS, encoded by the coding sequence TTGCAAAGTTTTTATATCACCACGCCCATTTACTATGTAAACGCCAAACCTCATTTGGGGCATGCGTATACCACAACTGTGGCCGATTCATTGAATCGTTTTCACAGACTGATGGGTGAGGAGACTTACTTCCTGACCGGTACTGACGAACATGGCGACAAGATCGTTCAAGCCGCGGAAGCCAACGGCCAGACTCCCAAGGAATATGTTGATATCATCAGCAAGCTCTTTGAAGACCTGTGGCCGGACATGAATATTTCAAATGATGATTTTATCCGTACCACGCAGCCTCGGCATATCGAGGTGGTGAAGAGCATCCTGCAAAAGGTCTATGATGCAGGAGATATTTATTTCGGCGAATATGGTGGTCATTACTGCTTTGGTTGTGAGCGGTTCTACACTGAGAAGGAACTTGTCGACGGCAAATGTCCTGACCATCAGACCGTGCCTGAATACATTGCGGAGAAAAATTATTTCTTCAAGATGTCCAAATACAAGGATTGGTTGATCGAACATATCAACACACATCCTGATTTTATCCGTCCAGAGCGGTACAAGAATGAGGTTATGAGCTTGCTGGAATCCGGCGAGCTTGAAGATCTGTGCATCTCCCGTCCCAAGTCTCGTTTGACCTGGGGGATTGAGTTGCCCTTTGACGATCAGTACGTCACCTATGTTTGGTTTGACGCTTTGATCAACTATCTGGCCGCACTTGGTTATCCCGAAGGCGACAAATTCAAGAAGTTCTGGCCGGCAGCCAATCATCTGGTGGCAAAAGATATTCTCAAGCCGCATGCCATCTTCTGGCCGACCATGCTCAAAGCCGCTGGCATTGAGCCGTATCAGCATCTTAATGTACACGGGTACTGGCTGGTGGAAGACACCAAGATGTCAAAGTCTATTGGCAATGTCGTGGAACCTTTAGCCATGAAGGACGCCTACGGTCTGGATGCTTTCCGTTATTTCCTGCTTCGGGAAATGTCATTCGGTCAGGATTCCAGTTTTTCTGAAAAAGCTTTGGTGGGACGCCTTAACGCAGATTTAGCCAATGACCTTGGCAACCTGTTTAGCCGTACTTTGGCCATGACCCACAAGTATTTTGGTGGAAGCATTCCTCGTCCCGATGTGGAAGATATCGTGGATGCGGAGATCAAGAAAATTGGTCAGGATGCCATGAAATCCTTCCAGAATTTCTATTCAGAATTCAAATTTTCCCGCGCCCTTGAAGGTTTGTGGGAATTGGTGCGCGGCCTGAATAAATACATCGACGCCACCGCTCCCTGGACTCTGTACAAAGAAAAGGACATGGAGCGGCTCTCAACAGTCATTTATGTGCTGTTGGAGAATATGCGCAAGATCGCCGTCCATCTGTGGCCGGTGATGCCCGAAGCATCCGAAAAGATGCTGGAACAGCTCGGTATAGCGTTTGACCCGGAAAAGGTTAATTTGTCCAAGGAATTGGATGTTTGGGGTTTGTTGGAATCCGGCGAAACCGTTGCCAAGACATCTAACCTCTTCCCTCGTGTAGAGATGCCCGAAGCCAAGGAAGAAAAGGCTGCCAAGAAGTCCAAGAATGGCAAGAAGGCCAAGAAGCAGGAAAAGGTAGATGAAGAAATTTCGAATATTGAATTCGAGGATTTCCAGAAGCTGGACCTGCGTGTTGGCACGGTCAAGGAAGTGGAAAAGCATCCTGATGCAGACCGCCTTCTGTTGGTTCGCGTGGACACTGGTGATGCAGAACTGCGCCAAGTCGTTGCGGGTATTGCCGATTTCTTCAGTCCTGACGAGCTTGTTGGTAAGCAAGTGGTCGTGGTTGCCAACCTCAAGCCGCGCAAGCTGAGAAAACAGTTGTCTCAAGGTATGATTTTGGCTGTGAAGACCGAAGACGGTATGCAGTTGCTCACCCCTTCGGGTGACGTCCCTTCAGGGAGCAAGATTAGCTAG
- the carB gene encoding carbamoyl-phosphate synthase large subunit, whose protein sequence is MPRRTDIKKIMLIGSGPIVIGQACEFDYSGTQALKALKEEGYEVVLVNSNPASIMTDPELADATYIEPLEPETVARIIEKERPDALLPTLGGQTGLNTALAVAEMGVLDKYNVELIGADIPVINKAESREEFRTAMNNIGLGMPESGICRTMDDVREWGEKIPFPIIVRPAYTLGGAGGGVAYNMEELEEICSNGLALSMKSEIMLERSILGWKEYELEVMRDKNDNCVIICSIENLDPMGVHTGDSVTVAPAQTLTDDEYQKLRDASLAVMREIGVETGGSNVQFAINPEDGEVIIIEMNPRVSRSSALASKATGFPIAKIAAKLAVGYTLDEIPNDITRETMASFEPAIDYCVIKIPRFTFEKFPGTEDYLTTAMKSVGETMAIGRTFKEALQKGLRSLETGHIGLGKRFETCDIDKNEILRLLRRPNSERLFALRNALRCGMTEDEVFEATKIDPWFIRQFVDIFEMEKKLIEYGKREGVSKDADGMDEMLRRAKEYGYADAQLAAMWRTSEDAIRTLRKELDIIPTYYLVDTCAAEFEAYTPYYYSTYETGQENVRDEKKKVVILGGGPNRIGQGIEFDYCCCHSSFTLKELGVQSIMVNSNPETVSTDYDTSDKLYFEPLTFEDVMNIIEFEKPDGVIVQFGGQTPLNLALRLMDAGVPLIGTTPDAIDRAEDRERFKQFLNKLHLKQPSNGTAMSMVEAREIAESLDFPLVLRPSYVLGGRGMDIVYTMDEFDHYFRHSARISPEHPTLIDKFLEYAIEVDVDALADGEDVYIGGVMEHIEEAGIHSGDSASVLPPYSLSGELIREIERQTTVMAKELGVVGLMNVQFAIKDNEVYIIEVNPRASRTVPFVSKATGVPLAKLATRVMLGEKLKDLKPKAMRKKGHVSVKESVFPFSRFPNVDVLLGPEMRSTGEVMGIDPSFGLAYMKAQLAAGQKLPLEGTVFMSVNDWDKSKIVLVARDFEAMGFRVCATGGTADFLAEKGVNVEKVYKVHEGQRPHVVDHIKNGEFDLVINTPSGKKTVSDAKMIRQNTLLYDIPYTTTVSGAKAIAQAILEVRETGLKVQSLQKYYG, encoded by the coding sequence ATGCCCAGACGTACAGACATCAAAAAGATTATGTTGATCGGGTCCGGCCCGATTGTTATCGGCCAGGCTTGCGAATTCGATTATTCTGGAACCCAAGCGCTTAAAGCGCTCAAGGAAGAAGGATACGAAGTCGTTCTGGTCAATTCCAACCCTGCGTCGATTATGACCGACCCGGAGTTGGCCGATGCCACTTACATCGAACCCCTTGAGCCCGAAACAGTAGCCCGAATCATCGAAAAAGAGCGTCCCGACGCTCTTTTGCCGACTTTGGGGGGACAAACTGGTTTGAACACCGCTTTGGCCGTGGCCGAAATGGGAGTGTTGGACAAGTACAACGTTGAACTTATCGGTGCGGATATTCCGGTTATCAACAAGGCGGAATCCCGAGAAGAATTTCGTACGGCCATGAATAATATCGGTCTCGGTATGCCCGAGAGTGGTATTTGTCGTACCATGGATGACGTGCGAGAATGGGGTGAGAAGATCCCGTTTCCGATTATCGTTCGTCCCGCCTATACGTTGGGCGGTGCCGGTGGTGGCGTTGCCTACAACATGGAAGAGCTTGAGGAAATTTGTTCCAATGGCTTGGCCCTGTCCATGAAGAGCGAGATCATGCTTGAACGTTCCATCCTTGGTTGGAAGGAATACGAGCTTGAGGTCATGCGTGACAAAAACGATAATTGCGTGATCATTTGTTCCATCGAAAACTTGGACCCTATGGGTGTACACACTGGTGATTCCGTGACCGTGGCTCCGGCCCAGACGCTCACTGATGACGAATATCAGAAATTGCGTGATGCCTCTTTGGCTGTCATGCGTGAGATTGGTGTTGAAACGGGTGGGTCAAACGTTCAGTTTGCTATCAATCCCGAGGATGGCGAGGTAATCATCATCGAGATGAATCCCCGTGTGTCCCGTTCTTCGGCTCTCGCTTCCAAGGCAACCGGATTTCCCATTGCCAAGATTGCGGCCAAGTTGGCAGTCGGCTATACGCTCGACGAGATTCCCAACGATATTACTCGCGAGACCATGGCCTCCTTTGAGCCGGCCATTGATTACTGTGTCATCAAGATTCCAAGATTCACTTTCGAGAAGTTCCCCGGCACCGAGGATTATTTGACCACGGCCATGAAGTCCGTGGGTGAGACCATGGCTATCGGTCGAACTTTCAAGGAAGCATTGCAGAAAGGTTTGCGTTCTTTGGAAACCGGACACATCGGTTTAGGTAAGCGTTTTGAAACTTGCGACATCGACAAAAATGAAATTTTGCGTCTGCTCCGTCGTCCCAACTCTGAACGTCTGTTTGCTCTGCGTAATGCGTTACGCTGCGGAATGACTGAAGACGAAGTTTTCGAAGCCACCAAAATCGACCCATGGTTCATCCGTCAGTTCGTAGACATTTTTGAGATGGAGAAAAAGCTCATTGAATATGGCAAGCGTGAGGGCGTTTCCAAAGATGCTGATGGCATGGATGAAATGCTCCGTCGAGCCAAGGAATATGGGTATGCCGATGCGCAGCTTGCCGCCATGTGGCGGACCAGTGAGGATGCAATCCGCACTTTGCGCAAGGAATTGGATATAATTCCGACCTACTATCTTGTTGATACCTGCGCCGCAGAATTTGAAGCATACACGCCGTATTATTATTCTACCTACGAGACCGGGCAGGAAAATGTCCGTGACGAGAAAAAGAAAGTCGTCATTCTGGGCGGCGGTCCCAACCGTATCGGTCAGGGCATTGAGTTCGACTACTGCTGCTGCCACTCTTCCTTCACTTTGAAGGAGCTTGGCGTACAGTCCATTATGGTCAACTCCAATCCGGAAACGGTCTCCACTGACTATGATACCTCGGACAAGCTTTATTTTGAGCCGCTGACTTTCGAGGATGTCATGAACATTATCGAGTTTGAAAAGCCGGACGGTGTTATTGTTCAATTTGGCGGGCAGACTCCTCTCAATTTGGCTTTGCGTCTTATGGATGCGGGCGTGCCGCTTATCGGTACCACCCCTGACGCCATTGACCGCGCTGAAGATCGCGAGCGGTTCAAGCAGTTCCTGAACAAACTGCATTTGAAGCAGCCTTCGAACGGCACGGCCATGTCCATGGTCGAGGCTCGTGAAATAGCTGAAAGTCTCGATTTTCCGTTGGTACTTCGCCCTTCATATGTGTTGGGTGGCCGTGGTATGGACATAGTCTACACCATGGATGAATTCGATCATTATTTCCGTCATTCAGCACGTATTTCGCCAGAACATCCGACCCTCATCGACAAGTTTCTGGAATACGCTATCGAGGTGGATGTCGATGCATTGGCCGATGGCGAGGACGTCTATATCGGCGGTGTCATGGAGCACATCGAAGAGGCTGGTATTCATTCCGGCGACTCTGCGTCGGTGCTGCCCCCGTACTCCCTGAGCGGAGAATTGATTCGTGAAATCGAACGACAGACTACAGTCATGGCCAAAGAGCTTGGCGTTGTCGGTTTGATGAATGTTCAGTTCGCTATCAAGGACAACGAAGTTTATATCATTGAGGTTAACCCGCGCGCTTCCCGTACCGTGCCGTTTGTGTCCAAGGCCACGGGTGTTCCGCTTGCCAAGCTCGCTACCCGCGTCATGCTTGGTGAGAAGCTGAAAGATTTGAAGCCCAAGGCAATGCGCAAAAAGGGCCATGTGTCCGTCAAGGAATCCGTGTTCCCCTTTAGCCGTTTCCCCAACGTGGACGTGCTACTTGGACCTGAGATGCGTTCCACCGGCGAAGTTATGGGTATCGATCCAAGTTTCGGTTTGGCCTATATGAAAGCGCAGTTGGCGGCAGGACAGAAACTGCCTTTGGAAGGGACGGTCTTTATGTCCGTTAACGATTGGGACAAGTCCAAGATAGTTCTGGTTGCCCGTGACTTTGAGGCTATGGGCTTCCGAGTGTGTGCCACTGGCGGTACTGCCGATTTTCTGGCTGAAAAAGGCGTTAACGTCGAGAAAGTTTACAAAGTTCATGAGGGCCAGCGTCCCCACGTTGTCGACCATATCAAGAACGGCGAATTTGACTTGGTTATCAATACTCCGTCTGGCAAAAAGACCGTGAGCGATGCCAAGATGATTCGTCAGAATACATTGTTGTACGATATCCCGTATACCACTACGGTATCCGGGGCCAAGGCCATTGCTCAGGCCATTCTTGAAGTAAGAGAAACCGGGCTGAAAGTTCAAAGCCTGCAAAAATATTACGGCTAA
- the purF gene encoding amidophosphoribosyltransferase has translation MKKEYCGLFGIYGNKEAARMTYFGLYALQHRGQESAGIVTWDGEKIREQKGMGLVADVFNERHLSKELKGSIGMGHIRYSTTGASLIRNAQPFRVRHGDLQLSVAHNGNLVNTYELRSELEASGSIFQTTMDTEVFAHLIIKYLHESESLEEAISKACGRVRGAYSMLILANDKMIAIKDPNSFRPLALGRVGDSYVFASETCAFDLIEAEYLRPLEAGEMVTIHKGKLTSHRFAEKKKTSKCIFELIYFARPDSYVFGDVVYERRKAMGAMLAKEAPVDADFVMPFPDSGNYAAVGYSQESGLPLELAMIRNHYVGRTFIQPSQDMRDFSVRVKLNPVKSMIKGKRIVIVEDSIVRGTTIRARVKKLRELGAKEIHLRVSCPPIMNPCFYGIDFSSKGELIAANHTPEDIARFMGIDSLHYLTIPGLLDSVTQHDWCLACFDGKYPVPLSDHMGKDCLEAEPGIIKEFC, from the coding sequence ATGAAAAAAGAGTATTGCGGTCTTTTCGGAATCTACGGCAACAAAGAGGCCGCCAGAATGACCTACTTCGGTCTCTATGCCCTTCAGCATCGTGGGCAGGAGTCTGCAGGTATTGTCACCTGGGATGGTGAGAAGATTCGCGAACAGAAAGGTATGGGCCTTGTGGCCGATGTCTTTAATGAGCGCCATCTGAGTAAGGAACTTAAAGGTTCCATCGGGATGGGGCATATCCGTTATTCCACGACCGGCGCGTCACTTATTCGTAATGCCCAACCGTTTCGGGTTCGCCATGGTGACCTGCAATTGTCCGTGGCTCATAACGGTAACCTCGTGAATACCTATGAACTGCGTTCAGAACTCGAAGCCAGTGGCTCTATTTTTCAGACCACCATGGATACCGAGGTTTTTGCCCATCTGATCATTAAGTATTTGCATGAGTCCGAGTCTCTTGAGGAGGCTATCAGCAAGGCGTGTGGTCGTGTGCGTGGCGCATATTCCATGCTTATCCTCGCCAATGACAAGATGATCGCGATTAAGGATCCCAACAGTTTTCGTCCTCTGGCCCTTGGGCGAGTGGGTGATTCCTACGTGTTCGCATCCGAGACTTGTGCTTTCGATCTGATCGAAGCCGAGTATCTGCGTCCTTTGGAAGCTGGTGAGATGGTGACCATCCACAAAGGTAAACTTACTTCTCACCGTTTTGCCGAAAAGAAGAAGACCAGCAAGTGTATTTTTGAGTTGATTTATTTTGCTCGTCCCGACTCCTATGTTTTCGGCGATGTGGTTTACGAACGTCGTAAGGCCATGGGGGCCATGCTTGCCAAGGAAGCACCTGTGGATGCCGATTTTGTCATGCCGTTCCCGGATTCGGGTAACTACGCGGCTGTCGGTTATTCTCAGGAATCCGGCCTGCCGCTGGAACTTGCCATGATCCGTAATCACTACGTGGGCCGTACCTTTATTCAGCCTTCACAGGATATGCGTGATTTTTCCGTTCGGGTGAAGTTGAATCCGGTCAAATCCATGATCAAGGGTAAGCGCATTGTTATCGTGGAAGACTCCATTGTCCGCGGAACCACCATTCGTGCTCGTGTCAAGAAGTTGCGTGAGTTGGGCGCAAAGGAAATTCATCTGCGCGTCAGTTGTCCGCCGATTATGAATCCGTGTTTTTACGGCATTGATTTCTCCAGCAAGGGCGAGCTGATTGCAGCCAACCATACGCCGGAAGATATCGCTCGTTTCATGGGTATCGATTCTTTGCATTATCTGACCATTCCCGGTCTGCTTGATTCCGTGACTCAGCATGATTGGTGTCTGGCCTGTTTTGATGGAAAGTATCCTGTGCCTCTGTCGGATCATATGGGCAAGGATTGTCTTGAAGCAGAACCTGGTATTATCAAAGAGTTCTGCTAG
- a CDS encoding DUF523 domain-containing protein, producing MDTTSESIKIGVSACIIGEKIRWDGMHRRDLYLSEILAKHVEFIPLCPKITCGMGIPREELRQADCAGNIRLIGYKSGDDLTQKMTEWAERVLHGLGEEELNGFVLKQSSPSCGMHHAKIFSTTGKPHRLGSGFFARKLIKYATLLFKTLSFKTTPKKKHRCTISCHRLFQKTVELGG from the coding sequence ATGGACACAACGTCCGAAAGTATCAAAATCGGTGTCAGTGCCTGTATCATCGGCGAAAAAATCCGGTGGGACGGCATGCATAGACGAGACCTTTATCTATCTGAAATTCTGGCCAAGCATGTCGAATTCATCCCGTTGTGTCCTAAAATAACTTGCGGGATGGGCATCCCAAGAGAAGAACTACGCCAAGCAGACTGCGCGGGAAACATCCGTCTCATAGGATATAAATCTGGCGATGATCTGACCCAAAAAATGACAGAGTGGGCGGAACGCGTGCTGCATGGTCTGGGAGAAGAAGAACTCAACGGCTTTGTCCTAAAACAAAGCTCTCCATCCTGTGGCATGCATCACGCCAAGATATTCTCCACCACAGGCAAACCGCACCGGCTCGGGTCAGGATTCTTTGCCCGCAAACTGATAAAATACGCCACCCTGCTCTTCAAAACTCTGTCGTTCAAGACAACACCAAAAAAAAAACACAGATGTACGATCTCATGCCATAGGCTTTTTCAAAAAACAGTTGAACTCGGGGGATAA
- a CDS encoding PSP1 domain-containing protein has product MSQILGVKFNDYGQVYYFTSGPFVVREGQHVIVKTDQGMGLGKVILIRQAPKEEDDNEGHKPIYRLANEKDMESTAENEALAKDAFKFSRKCIVTHKLGMKLVDVEVFFDRSKMVFYFTAPGRIDFRELIKDLVREYRTRIELRQIGVRHETQMLGAIGNCGQICCCRRFMRKFVPVTIKMAKEQNLFLNPTKISGICGRLLCCLSFEQEGYEEFHRMCPRVGKKYTTSLGQVKVLRSNFFKKTLSLLTEKFEEREVSIDEWNEIVNKPPSEEALAEAKPRPPRSKRGGRPSKPDDSRRDTKRGKEKSEEKAGGPQGRGKPKRSDKSGSDKRDSQRRPRQERPERKERDGTPDRSTPEGKSESRSGDEKSKRGRRPRRRRRRPSKK; this is encoded by the coding sequence ATGAGCCAAATACTTGGTGTTAAATTCAACGATTACGGACAGGTATATTATTTTACCTCCGGTCCTTTCGTGGTGCGTGAAGGACAACACGTTATCGTCAAGACCGATCAGGGCATGGGGTTGGGCAAGGTCATTCTTATTCGTCAGGCTCCTAAGGAAGAGGACGATAATGAAGGCCATAAGCCTATTTATCGTTTGGCTAACGAAAAGGACATGGAGTCCACTGCCGAGAACGAGGCGCTGGCTAAGGATGCCTTCAAATTTTCTCGCAAGTGCATAGTTACCCATAAATTGGGTATGAAGCTTGTGGATGTGGAAGTCTTTTTTGACCGGTCCAAGATGGTTTTTTATTTTACAGCACCTGGCCGTATCGATTTTCGAGAGCTTATCAAGGACCTTGTCCGGGAATATAGGACTCGTATTGAATTGCGACAGATTGGTGTGCGTCATGAGACCCAGATGCTTGGCGCTATAGGTAACTGCGGGCAGATATGTTGTTGCCGTCGATTTATGCGGAAATTTGTCCCTGTGACCATTAAAATGGCTAAGGAACAAAATCTTTTTTTGAATCCTACAAAAATTTCGGGCATTTGTGGCCGTCTGCTTTGTTGTCTCAGTTTTGAGCAAGAAGGCTATGAAGAATTCCATCGCATGTGTCCGCGTGTGGGCAAGAAGTATACGACGTCCCTCGGTCAGGTGAAAGTTCTTCGTTCCAATTTTTTCAAAAAGACTCTGTCTCTGCTCACCGAGAAATTTGAGGAGCGGGAAGTTTCCATTGACGAATGGAATGAAATAGTTAACAAGCCGCCGAGTGAAGAAGCCTTGGCTGAAGCCAAGCCTCGGCCCCCGCGCAGCAAGCGTGGCGGTAGACCGTCCAAGCCAGATGATTCGCGTCGTGATACCAAACGGGGCAAGGAAAAATCTGAAGAAAAAGCTGGTGGTCCTCAAGGCCGTGGGAAGCCGAAGCGTAGCGACAAGAGTGGCAGTGACAAGAGGGATAGCCAGCGGCGTCCCCGTCAGGAGCGTCCCGAGAGGAAAGAGCGGGATGGCACGCCGGATCGTTCAACCCCTGAGGGAAAGAGCGAATCCCGTTCCGGCGATGAAAAATCAAAAAGAGGGCGCAGGCCCAGAAGGCGTAGGCGCAGGCCTTCCAAAAAATAA
- a CDS encoding YbgA family protein, with protein sequence MGFFKKQLNSGDKQEFQGMMLAYKNGKIPLLIPMTLLNHYARKYQKPYLTQQYYLNPSPTELELLNHV encoded by the coding sequence ATAGGCTTTTTCAAAAAACAGTTGAACTCGGGGGATAAACAAGAATTTCAGGGTATGATGCTCGCTTATAAAAATGGAAAAATACCGCTACTGATACCGATGACGCTTCTGAATCATTATGCCAGAAAGTATCAGAAACCATACCTGACGCAGCAGTATTATTTGAATCCATCACCAACTGAACTTGAGCTGCTTAACCACGTCTAA